The following nucleotide sequence is from Anaerococcus sp. Marseille-Q7828.
CTGAAAATACAAAAAAAGAATTAGAAGATAAGATTAAAGGACTAGAAGAAAAACAAAAAGCTTCTGAAGAAGAAATTAAAAAGCTAAAAGAAGAATTAGATAAGAAAATCGAAGAAGCAAAGAAGTTAATCGAGGAAGCAAATAAAAAATCGAAAGAAGAACTTGAAAAACAAGCTAAAGATGAAAAAAACAAAAACCTAAACCAAGACTTATCTAAGAAATTAGATGAACTTCTAAAACTTCAAAAAGAAAACAAAGAGAAGAAAGAAGATAAGAAATCTCAAGATAAGAAGTGGGACGAAATTTTGAAAGCTGATGACAAGAATATCCTAAATCAATTTGATCTTAACAAGATGAAAAAACAAGAGGAACAACAATCCAAAAAACAAGTTAAAGATGAAAAAGAATTTGCAGTTTTTCAAGTAGACAAAAACTTTTATAACATTATCAACAAAGATGGTAAGACAACAGTTTACATGGATGTAAAAACTTATGTAGACCAAGGAAGAACTATGATTCCAGTTAGATATATTGCCTATACTCTAGGTTTTAATGTTGAGTATGACAACTCTACTCGTGAAGCCATTTTCTCAAATAAAGAGAATAATATCTTAGCTAAAAAAACGTTAAGACTAAATATTGATACTGGTGTTATGAAAGATTCGGATGGTAAGGTCTACAATTCAGATGTTAAGCCAGTGATTATAAATGGAAGAATTCATGCTTCAATTTCAAATATTGCTAAAGCTTTTGGAGCAAGTCATGGAGATATTAAAGATGGTAAAAACCAAACAATAGAATGGGACAATGCTAGAAAAGCAGTCTATGTATTTAAAAATGTAAAATAAGAAAGGATAAAAAAATGAATAAGAGCATTAAACGAGGAGTAGCCATAGCGTTACTCCTTTTTACATTTACAGTACCAGCAACTACATTTGCGATGACAAATGAAGGACAGATTGAAAGTCAAAACGAATCAATCTATGAACCACAAAAAGAAGAATTTGAAAAAATGTTGAAAGATGATGTTTTTACACCATCAAAAGAAGAAATTCCTTATCAAGATGTTCCAAGAATACCAGGAAATACAAGTGAAGCAAACAAGCCTTCAAATAATCCTCCTAAGAAAACACCACTTGTAAAAGGTGGTAATACTAAGGCAGTAAATAGTCTAGCAACACAAGAAAATAAGGCAAGAGGTTCAGTAATTGAAAATGTAGATAGGAATGGAAAAGATATTACACCAAGTGGAGATACAGAAAAAGATAAAGAAAATCCAGTAGATGTAAGACAATTTTTAACATTTCAAACTAAAAGTGGAAAAACTATGCACCTAATAGTGGATCACTCATCAAATCAAGATAATGTAAGGCTATTGACAGAGGTAGGAGAACAAGACCTACTTAATATGATTGAATCAGAAGATAAAAATACTATAAAGGTTGAAGAGCCTAAGAAAGAAGAAGTAAAAAAAGAAGAACCTAAGACTGTTCCAGTAAAAGAAGAAAAGAAAAGCGGAATAGGTTCATTTCTAATTGTTATACTTGTAATTGGAGGAGTAGTAGGAGCAGGATACTATTTTAAGGTAGTCAAAGCTAAGGAAGATAAAATGTTGGAAGACTTTGAAGAAGATGATGAGGATTATATTAGTGAGTCAGAAGATGAATCTGACAATGATGAAAGTCATGAAGAATCAACAGAAGATGAAGATGATGAACTATTATAAGGATATGAAAATTTAATCTAAATTGATTATTTCTCCCGAATATGATACAATATTTGGGAGAAAGGTGGTGCAAAATGAATTCCTATTTAGATCAAATAAAAAATAGAATTAATGATTTTGATAGCAGAAAAGTTTTTATAAACAATGATTTCTTAGATATAGCAGGAAATGAAACTGTTCGTAGAACTTTAAATCAACTAGTTAGTGAAAATAAAATAAAAAGAGTAATTAATGGATTCTATTATAATCCAATATACAGTGAATTAATTGGAGAGTACGAGGCAGTATCGATTCACGAATTAGCAATTGCTATAGCAAGAAAATACAATTGGAATATTGCACCATATAATAGCACAGCCTTAAACTTATTAGGACTTTCAACACAAGTACCAACACATTATAAATATATATCTAGTGGAAGATATAAGGAATATAAAATTGGAGATACCATTTTAGAATTTAAAAAAGTAAATCCAGGAGAAATTGCCAATATGTCCTTAAAGACTGCAACAGTTATTCAAGCAATTAAGTCTTTAGGTAAAGAAAATATAACTAGCGAAGTTATACAAAAGATAAGAGAAAACTTAAGTGAAAAAGAAAGAATAGACTTAATGAACGAATCAAAATCAGTGCCAGCATGGATATATGAAGTAATAAGGGAAATTTGTGAGGGCAAAAATGAATAAGTTTTATATAGAAAACAAAGAAGACTTAAGAGTTTTAATGGTAAATACAGCTAGAAAGAGAAATATATCTGAGGCAGTTATTGAAAAGGACTATTGGGTTACTTTTATCTTAGATTATCTATTTAATGAAAACAAATGGAGGGAATATTTTACCTTTAAAGGAGGAACATCACTTTCAAAATGCTTTGGACTCATTGAAAGATTTTCTGAAGATATAGATCTAATCTTAGACTGGCGAGTATTAGGCTATGAAGAAAAAGAACCATGGTTAGAAAGGTCAAATACCAAGCAAGATAAATTCAACAAAGCAGTTAATGAAAAGACAGAAGAATTTTTAAGAGAAGAATTTTTAAAAGTTTTAGAAGAAGATTTAAATGATATGGACTTTGAATTTTGTGTTGATAGTCTCGATCCACAAACAATTCTATGTAAATATCCTAAAATCTTTGAATCTAATTATTTGACACAAAATATAAGGCTTGAAATAGGAAGCCTTGCAGCATGGACACCTGCAATTGATGTTGAAGTTTTGCCGATAATTGGCGAAGCATATCCAAATGTATTTAAAGAAAAAACTAATATAAGAACAGTATCATCAGAGAGAACTTTTTGGGAAAAGGCAACTATACTTCATCACGAAGCGAATAGACCTGAATCTTCTCCTATGCCACATAGGTATGCAAGGCACTTTTATGACTTATATAAAATAGCAAAATCAGATTATAAAAACAAAGCCTTAGAGGATAAAGAGTTATTAAAAAAAGTGACTGAATTTAAAATGAAATTCTACCCTAGAAAGTGGGCAAGGTATGAAGATGCATTAAATGGTAGATTGAAGTTAGTCCCAAGAGAGTTTCGATTTTCTGAAATAGAAAAAGATTATAAGGCTATGTCAGAAATGATATATGGAGAATATCCAAACTTTGAAGAGATTATAAAAGTTCTTCAAGAACTAGAAAAAGAAATTAATAAGTAAATAGAATTCTCCCGAAAATAATATAATATTCGGGAGAAATACTTTGAGCGAGAGAGAAATCTTTCGCTCTTTTTTTATTTATGGAGGTATTAATGAAGTTAGTAATAGCAGAAAAGCCAAGCGTAGCAGTTACAATTGCAAAGGCAATTGGATCAAGAGTAAGAAAGAACGGATATTATGAGGGAGGTGGGTATATTGTTTCTTGGTGTGTTGGTCATTTAATTCAAATGGCAAGACCAGATAAGATAGATGAAAAATGGAAGAAATGGACAATAGACACTCTTCCTATAATTCCAGAAGAATATATTTATGAAGTATCTAAAAGCACTAAAAAACAATATGGAGTTTTAAAGAAACTTTTAAACGATAAGAACATCGACACAGTTATAAATGCTTGTGATGCTGGAAGAGAGGGAGAACTTATCTTTAGGCTTGTATATAATCAAGCTAAATGTAAGAAGAAGATTAAAAGACTTTGGATATCTTCAATGGAAAACAAAGCTATTGAAGACGGCTTTAGAAATCTTAAAGATGGAGAAAACTTTGAAGACCTATATAGATCAGCAAGTGCAAGAGCCATTGCAGATTGGCTGGTAGGAATGAATTTAAGTAGGCTTTATTCTT
It contains:
- a CDS encoding stalk domain-containing protein, which encodes MKKFNTNKLRAFFMALLLVLTSTSTTNVLAKSDDADVSKKVIESSISNINDLENQIKDLNDKRKEDQSKIDELKEKLKSCKDNGEKLKQEKAKLEEEIRDKDNKIAQLNKEIEDLKNSNNDELIAEITQLKDELKRLQDENAKLKEDCSSTKWELESEKEKTDKNENKIKEMQEKLESLEGELAKKTKEIEDKDNKIKGLEKALDEKDTKIKDLESKKKETENSKSECFKKIEELQKVIDSLKVSSENTKKELEDKIKGLEEKQKASEEEIKKLKEELDKKIEEAKKLIEEANKKSKEELEKQAKDEKNKNLNQDLSKKLDELLKLQKENKEKKEDKKSQDKKWDEILKADDKNILNQFDLNKMKKQEEQQSKKQVKDEKEFAVFQVDKNFYNIINKDGKTTVYMDVKTYVDQGRTMIPVRYIAYTLGFNVEYDNSTREAIFSNKENNILAKKTLRLNIDTGVMKDSDGKVYNSDVKPVIINGRIHASISNIAKAFGASHGDIKDGKNQTIEWDNARKAVYVFKNVK
- a CDS encoding CD1107 family mobile element protein — protein: MNKSIKRGVAIALLLFTFTVPATTFAMTNEGQIESQNESIYEPQKEEFEKMLKDDVFTPSKEEIPYQDVPRIPGNTSEANKPSNNPPKKTPLVKGGNTKAVNSLATQENKARGSVIENVDRNGKDITPSGDTEKDKENPVDVRQFLTFQTKSGKTMHLIVDHSSNQDNVRLLTEVGEQDLLNMIESEDKNTIKVEEPKKEEVKKEEPKTVPVKEEKKSGIGSFLIVILVIGGVVGAGYYFKVVKAKEDKMLEDFEEDDEDYISESEDESDNDESHEESTEDEDDELL
- a CDS encoding DUF6088 family protein, giving the protein MNSYLDQIKNRINDFDSRKVFINNDFLDIAGNETVRRTLNQLVSENKIKRVINGFYYNPIYSELIGEYEAVSIHELAIAIARKYNWNIAPYNSTALNLLGLSTQVPTHYKYISSGRYKEYKIGDTILEFKKVNPGEIANMSLKTATVIQAIKSLGKENITSEVIQKIRENLSEKERIDLMNESKSVPAWIYEVIREICEGKNE
- a CDS encoding nucleotidyl transferase AbiEii/AbiGii toxin family protein; the encoded protein is MNKFYIENKEDLRVLMVNTARKRNISEAVIEKDYWVTFILDYLFNENKWREYFTFKGGTSLSKCFGLIERFSEDIDLILDWRVLGYEEKEPWLERSNTKQDKFNKAVNEKTEEFLREEFLKVLEEDLNDMDFEFCVDSLDPQTILCKYPKIFESNYLTQNIRLEIGSLAAWTPAIDVEVLPIIGEAYPNVFKEKTNIRTVSSERTFWEKATILHHEANRPESSPMPHRYARHFYDLYKIAKSDYKNKALEDKELLKKVTEFKMKFYPRKWARYEDALNGRLKLVPREFRFSEIEKDYKAMSEMIYGEYPNFEEIIKVLQELEKEINK